A segment of the Maylandia zebra isolate NMK-2024a linkage group LG2, Mzebra_GT3a, whole genome shotgun sequence genome:
actcgcttctgtcagtctgtcccagggaaGCTGTGGATACAACTGTCatttgcctccaccagtgtgtaaatgtgagagtgaatgaatagtggaactgtgaagcgctttgagtgTCTAGAAAAGTGCAATATAAATGCAATTCTTTATTATACTAATTCTTTATTATAAACGTAGCTACATTTGAACCTTTGGGTTGAGAGGGTCTAGTATGAAAACAGTCATGCAGAGCAGCAAATTAGCAGTATCTACTGGAtggagacaaaaaacataaaacagtcaCCTGGAGTACAGTAAGTGACTCAGTGTAACTAAACAacctgcatatgtgtgtgtggtgatgaGAACAAGGCAGTGAAGAACAGTTCCAGGTACACAGCCAAGTCTGAATCCTCTTAgtagaaacaacaacaacatacaaTTAAAGATATCATAATTTTATGAAGAGAAAAAAGCACATTTATAGTTGTCTTACTGACTGaatggctttcttcttctttttttggttgatTTTACAACTGTTTACCTGATTCACAATGTAAATGTcaaggctcggctgtgtggcaggcaggaggaggacccaaaatgcaaaactcacacacacggggatgaactcaaaaattacagctttaatgctggagaggcagaacgtaggaaatacaaaactaaactgggaaaactaaatacaaagctcgccaagaaacacagggaggaccacacacaacatgagggacgacgtcacgctgaacagagggagacgcagacagaaatacacagagggttaacgaggaaagtgggaacacacggggaacacaggtgacactgataatcataacgagacagggcggggtgaactgaacatgacatatacgggcgtgagagtcacaaggtaaacaggaagtgcacagaggttcagacaggaggagagagagcacggggagaacttagacataatgggcaggggaagcatggaataaaacataaggagagacgagggctcacagatacacagaggggcacacagggggtaaaagccatgaagggaaaacacttagggaacaacacaacagggcaactcagaaaacatggcctaagcaaggaacaaaatacaaacatacaaggaaactaagaacactgtgccaacatggcccaggaccatgacagtaaaaCTCTTTTCTCCCATTGTCTCCTTTATAGTAACTGagattttacatatttattctacataaaaatatatttttaaaagaagataaaaatCATGCACTGAGCATTAGTTGTAGTCTACTTAGATTTAGTGTTAAGGTGTTTCCGCAAAACCTAACTCACGGTGGCGCTAGACACCGGCCCTAACAGTTTTCATTTCCTGTATTCATCGGTGTGGACGCGTATTCTTGCGCTCTTGTGTCTCAGTTAGGGCCACCTCCCGAGAATTGCAGTTGTGAGTCGTGTTTTGGGGTTcaggtcattttttttcttatttttcagcCTCTTAATAATTCATCTCTTAGGATGGATTCGAAGATATTCGTGTTTCATTCGCGTCGGTTTTCTTTCCTCCTTCTTTTGTTCCATGTCGCTCATGGAGACATGAGCTATTCTTTCCCAGAGGAAATGAAACGAGGATCCGTTATTGGAAATATAGCCAAAGACCTCGGGATGGAAACGGGCGCGCTGTCCAGCAGGAGAGCCCGCATCGACACCGACGGAACCGACAAACGTTACTGTGACATAAACATGAATAACGGAGAGTTGATTGTTGCAGACAGGATTGACCGCGAGGGGCTTTGTGGAGACAAGGCTTCGTGTATCCTAAAACACGAGCTTGTGCTGGGGAATCCGCTCGAGCTTCATCGTATCAGCCTTCACATTCAAGATATCAACGACAACGCACCACAATTCAATGAAGAACGGATTAATATAGAAATTCAAGAGTCGGCTGTGAGAGGAGCTCGTTTTGTGATAGAAGAAGCGCACGATGCGGATGTGGGGCAAAATTCAGTGCAGCAGTACAACcttaaaaagaatgaaaatttTATTTTGTCTGTAAATGGAAACACCAGAGAGCTCGTTCTTGAAAAGGAGCTTGATCGTgaaaaacaacaggaaatgaATTTAATTCTCACAGCTTTGGATGGTGGATCTCCTCAGAGATCAGGTACATTAGTGATACACGTCACTGTGTTGGATGCTAATGATAACGCCCCAGTGTTCAGCAAAGCCGTTTATAAAGCCAGCCTGCCTGAAAACTCTCCTCTAGACACTGTAGTGATTACAGTAAGCGCAAGTGATGCAGATGAGGGAGTTAATGGAGATGTGACGTATGACTTTGTACATCTTACAGAAGAAGTGAAGAAGATATTTAGTATTGATCGTAAAGTAGGTGACATAAGAGTAATTGGTGCTGTTGACTATGAAACTACTACATCATTTGAAATACGCGTAAAAGCAAAAGATGGGCTGGGGCTGTCATCCTACGCTAAAGTAATAATTGCTGTCACTGATGTGAATGACAATGCCCCTGTAGTTAATCTGAACTCGCTGACCAATCCGATACCAGAGAACACCCCACCTGATACAGAGGTGGGCATCATTAACGTGCAGGACAGAGACTCTGGGAATAACCGACAGGTCCGCTGCTCCATCCAGCAGGGTGTCCCCTTTAAGTTGGTTCCTTCTATTAAAAACTATTATTCTCTGGTGACCACAGGACAACTGGACCGTGAACTAGTGTCCAATTACAACATTACAATCACTGCCACTGACGAGGGCTCTCCACCTCTGTCCTCTTCTAAAAGTGTTCAGTTATCTGTAGCTGACATCAACGACAACCCACCTGTGTTTGAGGAACAGTCGTACAGCGCATATGTGAGTGAGAATAACAAACCGGGCTCCACCTTATGCTCCGTTAGTGCTCGAGACCCCGACTGGAGACAGAACGGTACAGTGGTTTATTCTCTGTTAGCTGGTGAGGTGAACGGTGCCCCGGTGTCCTCCTATCTGTCTGTGAACGGAGACACGGGTGTGATCCATGCTGTGAGGTCGTTTGATTATGAACAGTTCAGGAGTTTTAAAGTCCACGTGATAGCCAGAGACAATGGTTCTCCTCCTCTCAGCAGCAACGTGACCGTGagtgtgttcatctcagatGTGAATGACAACTCTCCTCAGATCCTGTACCCCTCCCCAGAGGGCAACTCCTTCATGACCGAGCTGGTCCCCAAAGCTGCACACGGAGGCTCTCTGGTGTCCAAAGTGATCACGGTGGATGCGGACTCCGGACAGAACGCCTGGCTGTCCTATCAAATAGTCAAATCCACTGATCCGGGACTTTTTACTATTGGTGTCCACAGCGGAGAGATCAGGACACAGCGGGACATTTCTGAATCTGACAGCATGAAACAGAACCTTGTAGTGGCAGTGAAAGATAACGGACAGCCCTCTCTGTCTGCCACCTGTTccatgtatttacttatttctgATAACTTGGCTGAGGTGCCAGAACTGAAGGATCTGTCTTATAATGAGAGCAATTCCAAACTGACCTCTTATCTGATCATCGCGCTGGTGTCTGTGTCCACCTTTTTCCtgaccttcatcatcatcatcctgggTTTGAGGTTTTGTCGTAGGAGAAAGCCCAGACTGTTGTTTGATGGAGCAGTTGCTATCCCCAGTGGTTATCTCCCTCCTAATTACGCAGATGTTGATGGCACAGGAACATTACGCAGCGCTTACAATTATGACGCGTACCTGACCACAGGATCAAGAACCAGTGACTTTAAGTTTGTGACATCATACAATGACAACACGCTGCCTGCTGACCAGACTCTGAAGAAAAGTCCATCAGACTTTGCTGATGTGTTTGGAGACCTGGATGGGTGCACAGAGGTATGAGCTGTTGGCAGTAACCCAGTTATATTTCAATCTTGTGCCCACTTCCTTcctgaaaatcatttttttgtttgtactTCAACTTTACACAATTGTCCTTTTGTTTGACTCGTACAAGAGGTAGTTCATTACATTTCAAGTTGTCTTAAAGTTTTCCCATTTTTATCTTCCTTTAAAGTGGCTAAAACTGGTTTAATTTCACCATGGTCATTCTTCTATACTGGGTGTGTGATCATATTTTTCATACTTTAGATTTAAGTCTTGTTTAGTGTAATTTCGCATTCTGTCCTGACATATTTTCATTCACATAAGGTATATTATTGCATCTTGCTTggacttttgtttttatccaTCCATGTCATTTTTCAATTGTTAGTCAGTTATAACTACATTTATTGTTAATTGAAATTTGTGAAAGTGCCTTTTTTTCAGGAATATTATTCTCATATTATAATCAAAACCTCAATCTTAACCTTTAAGCTAAtgttgtttattaaataatactatttggggaaaaaaaatacataaaaggcATGGTGTGCTTTAGCtgtgttgttattattgtttttatgcaaTTTAGTTGTGTTTTGGAGCAAAACAGGTTCAATGCTGCAGAATTTAAGTGTTGACTTAAAAACCATTACACATGTGAGCTGCATTTCATAGTGTAAGTTACTCTTATTGATTAACCACATCTTGATCTTTAACTCAACATTATTACACTAGCAGTGAACATCTTTGGCCATTCTTGCTAACGTGTCATTTCAGCATGAGATTTGTGTGCCAAACTGTATCCATCTTCAAGTCTAGCCCATCTAAAATAACATATGCCTAAAAAGCAGCTGTAACAGCTTGCTTGCACATGTTATTCATATGTATTCCACCTGCAATGTTGTGCTACTGGGATTCAGACTGAAAGTCTTTGTGACATTTGCTGTGTTGCTGTGAATCTTTTGGATGTCATTTTTCATCCTTTGATTTGGACAGACGTTTTTGTCATATGATGGAACGCAATTCATCTTACATTTGAGCACCTCAAATATGTtgtgtaattatatttttaGATTCACTGATGTATCCCCTAAATGACTGAAAATGTGAATACCATTGTTTCCCACTGGTGTTTCTTCGAAAGATGATACCATCCGAATGTAGGTCTTtatatttttgcacatttcattGCACTTTATTAATAGCAATATTTTATAACAGGTGTGCACTTGGTCTTTATTTGAGTTTTTGTGACAGCTGATTTGAGTCTCACCTGCTTTCTGTGATTGTAAAAAGGAGATTTTGCTTGAgaggaaaaatacaaagaatATATAGCGTTAATTGCAGCTTTTCAATGTGCACCCATTGTGACTGTGCCATGGTGATCTCTGTAGTGATTGCACTGAGAGATACACTTTATAAATgacttttgttttactttagcATTAATTACGAGTTCGCTGTTTTAACAGAAAAGATTCCTGCTTTGACTTTTGCTGTCCAcgaaaaacttttttctttaacttgTGATTTTACCAGAATATTGGTCATATTGTTTATCATAACTGAGTTTGATTTTTCACAAATACAGTCTAGATGTgtgttattaaaaaaactgtTACGCTTATTACAAGTAATCCAAATAACATGTCTGTTAAAGACTGATTTTAGACTAATTTTACTTTTATGATATTGTGTATGTTCTTTGGATTAACTTGATCTAAAGTGATTgcttttcagtgtgtgtgtgtgtcagtgcctTGCTGCTTTGTCTGGTTGCTTATTGCATTCTGACAATAATTGCTGGATGTAAAGCATAGTTGCTTTCTTGGTCATACTCAGTGACACATTGTATGATGTATCTCTGTTGCCATTAATTGAGAGGATGTTGCTTCATCTTTTCAAAGTAGTGCAAAGTGTGGTTCAGGGCATCCTTCACTGTATGTGGTACTGCAAGGTGTTGTAATCACTTTTAATCgccatagtttaaaaaaaaaaagatatgtaGTAATAAGCAAGTGTGTCATAGTAACCTTAATACATGTTATCATAAGTATTTGTGgcaatttttaaaatgcatcaGAAAATACAATGTGACACATGTCTCCTCAAAGCTTTAAGGATGCCATTGATTGAAAACATACATTCAGTTTGTGTATTTAATAAACAGTTTGGCCCCTGCAGTCTCTAGGCGCAGTATGGATTCTTCTATAATTAAAGAGTAGTATGCATGATCTATTTTTTCAGACTATTTTGAGGTCATGCTTTATGCATATGCATAGAATTATATACATCATGGCATCTGTAAATGTTTTTCCTATTAggaatttaaaatgaattgaaaCAAGAGAGACACCGAACTGAATGTCTCTGAgtctgtatatatatttttgtaataATTCACTGGCTTTAGTGCAACAAAGGCAAAAatgtagaaaagaaaaatagtcAACTGGTATCATTTCTATAGTGTTTTAAACAgtgattaatttttttaaacaccctAAAAGCACATAAACATGTTTCCATACTCTCTTTTGGCAAATGCCTGAGGTTGAATATTTAGGTCCAGACTGAGCAGTGTGAAAATATTAATTCAGAACAGCAGATTAGCATAACATGCTGAATGAAAACTAAAACAATCATAATAGTGTCACTTGGAATACAGTAGCTACTAAATTTATCTTAACTACCTggctgtgtgtaagtgtgttgGTGATTATAAGGTAGTGTGACTGGATGATCGCTATGTGAAGAACAGTCCACAGCACACAAAAGCGGTCTGAATCCTCTTAGTAACAATACATGAgattacattttcaaaaacttTTTGTGAAGACAAATAAGGACATTCAGAGTACTCTCACaggctactttttttttttaaacaaaactctATCTAATGCACACTGTAGGACTCTTCTCTCAATTTGAACTTCGCGGATAAGTACATGCACAAATAAAGCAATTGAAATTTATTGTCGTTTGCTTACACTTTCTATTTAGGTGTTTCTGCATAACCTAACTCACGGTGGCGCTAAACACCAACCCTATGAGTTTTTATTTCCTGCATTCAGCGGTGTGGACGCGCATTCTTGCGCTTTTGTGACTAAATTAGGACGGCATCCCAAGAGACCTCCCGAGAATTGCAGTTGTCATTTGTGTTGTGGGgttcagcttctttttttttcgttaTTCTTCAGGATTTTAATAACTAATCGCGTATGATGGGTTCGAAAATATTTGGGTTTCATTCGCGTCGGTTTTCTTTCCTCCTTCTTTTGTTCCATGTCGCTCATGGAGACATGAGCTATTCTTTACCAGAGGAAATGAAACGAGGATCCGTTATTGGAAATATAGCCAAAGACCTTGGGATGGAAACGGGCGCGCTGTTCAGCAGGAGAGCTCGCATCGACACCGACGGAACCGACAAACGCTACTGTGACATAAACATGAATAACGGAGAGTTGATTGTTGCAGACAGGATTGACCGCGAGGGGCTTTGTGGAGACAAGGCTTCGTGCATCCTAAAACACGAGCTTGTGCTGGGGAATCCGCTCGAGCTTCATCGTATCAGCCTTCACATTCAAGATATCAACGACAACGCACCACAATTCAATGGAGAACGGATTAATATAGAAATTCGAGAATCCGCTGACAGAGGAGCTCGTTTTGTGATAGAAGAAGCGCACGATGCGGATGTGGGGCAAAATTCAGTGCAGCAGTACAACcttaaaaagaatgaaaatttTATTCTGTCTGTAAATGGAAACACAATAGAGGTCGTTCTTGAAAAGGAACTTGATCGTgaaaaacaacaggaaatgaATTTAATTCTCACAGCTTTGGATGGTGGATCTCCTCAGAGATCAGGTACATTAATGATACACGTCACTGTGTTGGATGCTAATGATAACGCCCCAGTGTTCAGCAAAGCCGTTTATAAAGCCAGCCTGCCTGAAAACTCTCCTCTAGACACTGTAGTGATTACAGTAAGCGCAAGTGATGCAGATGAGGGAGTTAATGGAGATGTGACGTATGACTTTGGACATGTTACTGAAGAAGTGAAGAAGATATTTAGTATTGATCGTAAAGTAGGTGACATAAGAGTAATTGGTGCTGTTGACTATGAAACTACTACATCATTTGAAATACGCGTTAAAGCAAAAGATGGGCTGGGGCTGTCATCCTACGCTAAAGTAATAATTGCTGTCACTGATGTGAATGACAATGCCCCTGTAGTTAATCTGAACTCGCTGACCAATCCGATACCAGAGAACACCCCACCTGGTACAGAGGTGGGCATCATTAACGTGCAGGACAGAGACTCTGGGAATAACCGACAGGTCCGCTGCTCCATCCAGCAGGGTGTCCCCTTTAAGTTGGTTCCTTCTATTAAAAACTATTATTCTCTGGTGACCACAGGACAACTGGACCGTGAACTAGTGTCCAATTACAACATTACAATCACTGCCACTGACGAGGGCTCTCCACCTCTGTCCTCTTCTAAAACTGTTCAGTTATCTGTAGCTGACATCAACGACAACCCACCTGTGTTTGAGGAACAGTCGTACAACGCATATGTGAGTGAGAATAACAAACCGGGCTCCACTTTATGTTCCGTTACTGCTCGAGACCCCGACTGGAGACAGAACGGTACAGTGGTTTATTCTCTGTTAGCTGGTGAGGTGAACGGTGCCCCGGTGTCCtcatatctgtctgtgaacggAGACACGGGTGTGATCCACTCTGTGAGGTCGTTTGATTATGAACAGTTCAGGAGTTTTAAAGTCCACGTGATGGCCAGAGACAACGGCTCTCCTCCTCTCAGCAGCAACGTGACCGTGagtgtgttcatctcagatGTGAATGACAACTCTCCTCAGATCCTGTACCCCTCCCCAGAGGGCAATTCCTTCATGACCGAGCTGGTCCCCAAAGCTGCACACGGAGGCTCTCTGGTGTCCAAAGTGATCGCGGTGGACGCAGACTCTGGACAGAACGCCTGGCTGTCCTATCAAATAGTCAAATCCACAGATCCGGGACTTTTTACCATTGGTGTCCACAGCGGAGAGATCAGGACACACCGGGACATTTCTGAATCTGACAGCATGAAACAGAACCTTGTAGTGGCAGTGAAAGATAACGGACAGCCCTCTCTGTCTGCCACCTGTTCCATGTATTTACTCATTTCTGATAACTTGGCTGAGGTGCCAGAACTGAAGGATCTGTCTTTTAATGAGAGCAATTCCAAACTGACCTCTTATCTGATCATCGCGCTGGTGTCTGTGTCCACCTTTTTCCtgaccttcatcatcatcatcctgggTTTGAGGTTTTGTCGCAGGAGAAAGCCCAGACTGTTGTTTGATGGAGCAGTTGCCATCCCCAGCGGTTATTTCCCTCCTAATTACGCAGATGTTGATGGCACAGGAACTTTACGCAGCACTTACAATTACGATGCGTACCTGACCACAGGTTCTAGAACCAGTGACTTTAAGTTTGTGACATCATACAATGACGACACGCTGCCTGCTGACCAGACTCTGAAGAAAAGTCCATCAGATTTTGCTGATGTGTTTGGAGACCTGGACGGGTGCACAGAGGTATGAGTTAATATAGCAATGATTTTATCAATAgcctttatttaataaaaataaaaatatacaaacaaaaaagaatataaatagttaacatttaaaataatcgTTTTAAACTCTCGCATAATTTCCTTACCCAATAGTTAAACTTAGAGAATATATTTTGTGCAAAGTGTATTTAGTATTCGGTTTCTATACACACACTTggccaatgttttttttctctgtgtagGAAAATGTTTGAAAACTGTTGCTTTTTTCTATCTCCTTGGCGCTACGTAATTTCTTGGCTATGGTTTACTcgtatttttttatgttatgtcgttattttactttatttttcaattcatctcatcattatattttattttatgttattgtctttatttttcattttcttttatttcttttcttttgtttattttttaatttattaggCTTTCagctgcacaaaaaaaaaatgttatagaacagtggtgtcgaactccaggtcTCGacggccggtgtcctgcagtccgtcctgcaggttttagataccaccctgggtcaacacacctgaatcaaatgattggtTCACTACCAGACCTCTAGAGAACTTCAATACATGTTGAGGGGGCCATTTAGccttttaaatcagctgtgatggatcaatgacacatctaaaatctgcaggtcaccggccctcgaggcctggagtttgacacctgtgTTATAGAATAACACAAGTTAGTTACTTATGAAAATATGACTTCACAAAATGTCTTGCCCACTGACACAACACTGTTCActaatattaatttaatttaatttaatttaatttaatttaatttaatttaatttaatttaatttaatttaatttaatttaatttaatttacacCGACTAAACCTGTACATCGTGAAATGGCattgttttaatgttatttagtTTGAGACTTCATAGCTGCATGATCCCCCTATCCAGCTACTTTTTGtgagattattttattttgtatatatgCCTTTGTGT
Coding sequences within it:
- the LOC105940793 gene encoding protocadherin gamma-A11 isoform X30, producing MMGSKIFGFHSRRFSFLLLLFHVAHGDMSYSLPEEMKRGSVIGNIAKDLGMETGALFSRRARIDTDGTDKRYCDINMNNGELIVADRIDREGLCGDKASCILKHELVLGNPLELHRISLHIQDINDNAPQFNGERINIEIRESADRGARFVIEEAHDADVGQNSVQQYNLKKNENFILSVNGNTIEVVLEKELDREKQQEMNLILTALDGGSPQRSGTLMIHVTVLDANDNAPVFSKAVYKASLPENSPLDTVVITVSASDADEGVNGDVTYDFGHVTEEVKKIFSIDRKVGDIRVIGAVDYETTTSFEIRVKAKDGLGLSSYAKVIIAVTDVNDNAPVVNLNSLTNPIPENTPPGTEVGIINVQDRDSGNNRQVRCSIQQGVPFKLVPSIKNYYSLVTTGQLDRELVSNYNITITATDEGSPPLSSSKTVQLSVADINDNPPVFEEQSYNAYVSENNKPGSTLCSVTARDPDWRQNGTVVYSLLAGEVNGAPVSSYLSVNGDTGVIHSVRSFDYEQFRSFKVHVMARDNGSPPLSSNVTVSVFISDVNDNSPQILYPSPEGNSFMTELVPKAAHGGSLVSKVIAVDADSGQNAWLSYQIVKSTDPGLFTIGVHSGEIRTHRDISESDSMKQNLVVAVKDNGQPSLSATCSMYLLISDNLAEVPELKDLSFNESNSKLTSYLIIALVSVSTFFLTFIIIILGLRFCRRRKPRLLFDGAVAIPSGYFPPNYADVDGTGTLRSTYNYDAYLTTGSRTSDFKFVTSYNDDTLPADQTLKKSPSDFADVFGDLDGCTEQKPPNNDWRFTQGQRPGPSGPHMPYGTHIRWTPKNGTRATGGPEVAMGTGPWPQPPTEAEQLQALMAAANEVSEATATLGPGTMGLSTRYSPQFTLQHVPDYRQNVYIPGSTATLTSNPQQQQATAQQATQQALPPPQASAQPEPPKAAQTPASKKKSTKKEKK
- the LOC105940793 gene encoding protocadherin gamma-A11 isoform X33 → MDSKIFVFHSRRFSFLLLLFHVAHGDMSYSFPEEMKRGSVIGNIAKDLGMETGALSSRRARIDTDGTDKRYCDINMNNGELIVADRIDREGLCGDKASCILKHELVLGNPLELHRISLHIQDINDNAPQFNEERINIEIQESAVRGARFVIEEAHDADVGQNSVQQYNLKKNENFILSVNGNTRELVLEKELDREKQQEMNLILTALDGGSPQRSGTLVIHVTVLDANDNAPVFSKAVYKASLPENSPLDTVVITVSASDADEGVNGDVTYDFVHLTEEVKKIFSIDRKVGDIRVIGAVDYETTTSFEIRVKAKDGLGLSSYAKVIIAVTDVNDNAPVVNLNSLTNPIPENTPPDTEVGIINVQDRDSGNNRQVRCSIQQGVPFKLVPSIKNYYSLVTTGQLDRELVSNYNITITATDEGSPPLSSSKSVQLSVADINDNPPVFEEQSYSAYVSENNKPGSTLCSVSARDPDWRQNGTVVYSLLAGEVNGAPVSSYLSVNGDTGVIHAVRSFDYEQFRSFKVHVIARDNGSPPLSSNVTVSVFISDVNDNSPQILYPSPEGNSFMTELVPKAAHGGSLVSKVITVDADSGQNAWLSYQIVKSTDPGLFTIGVHSGEIRTQRDISESDSMKQNLVVAVKDNGQPSLSATCSMYLLISDNLAEVPELKDLSYNESNSKLTSYLIIALVSVSTFFLTFIIIILGLRFCRRRKPRLLFDGAVAIPSGYLPPNYADVDGTGTLRSAYNYDAYLTTGSRTSDFKFVTSYNDNTLPADQTLKKSPSDFADVFGDLDGCTEQKPPNNDWRFTQGQRPGPSGPHMPYGTHIRWTPKNGTRATGGPEVAMGTGPWPQPPTEAEQLQALMAAANEVSEATATLGPGTMGLSTRYSPQFTLQHVPDYRQNVYIPGSTATLTSNPQQQQATAQQATQQALPPPQASAQPEPPKAAQTPASKKKSTKKEKK
- the LOC105940793 gene encoding protocadherin gamma-A11 isoform X46, translating into MMGSKIFGFHSRRFSFLLLLFHVAHGDMSYSLPEEMKRGSVIGNIAKDLGMETGALFSRRARIDTDGTDKRYCDINMNNGELIVADRIDREGLCGDKASCILKHELVLGNPLELHRISLHIQDINDNAPQFNGERINIEIRESADRGARFVIEEAHDADVGQNSVQQYNLKKNENFILSVNGNTIEVVLEKELDREKQQEMNLILTALDGGSPQRSGTLMIHVTVLDANDNAPVFSKAVYKASLPENSPLDTVVITVSASDADEGVNGDVTYDFGHVTEEVKKIFSIDRKVGDIRVIGAVDYETTTSFEIRVKAKDGLGLSSYAKVIIAVTDVNDNAPVVNLNSLTNPIPENTPPGTEVGIINVQDRDSGNNRQVRCSIQQGVPFKLVPSIKNYYSLVTTGQLDRELVSNYNITITATDEGSPPLSSSKTVQLSVADINDNPPVFEEQSYNAYVSENNKPGSTLCSVTARDPDWRQNGTVVYSLLAGEVNGAPVSSYLSVNGDTGVIHSVRSFDYEQFRSFKVHVMARDNGSPPLSSNVTVSVFISDVNDNSPQILYPSPEGNSFMTELVPKAAHGGSLVSKVIAVDADSGQNAWLSYQIVKSTDPGLFTIGVHSGEIRTHRDISESDSMKQNLVVAVKDNGQPSLSATCSMYLLISDNLAEVPELKDLSFNESNSKLTSYLIIALVSVSTFFLTFIIIILGLRFCRRRKPRLLFDGAVAIPSGYFPPNYADVDGTGTLRSTYNYDAYLTTGSRTSDFKFVTSYNDDTLPADQTLKKSPSDFADVFGDLDGCTEQKPPNNDWRFTQGQRPGPSGATGGPEVAMGTGPWPQPPTEAEQLQALMAAANEVSEATATLGPGTMGLSTRYSPQFTLQHVPDYRQNVYIPGSTATLTSNPQQQQATAQQATQQALPPPQASAQPEPPKAAQTPASKKKSTKKEKK